Proteins from a single region of Candidatus Polarisedimenticolia bacterium:
- a CDS encoding sigma-54 dependent transcriptional regulator: MKNILVAEDDRTLRDGLVQSMSKSGYKVQVAQSGKDALERIEKQVFDLVISGHRIGGADGLEILRKARSTNAGTLVIVTGENGSGAVEAMRSGAFDYVQKPLSLEAIEMKVQRAMEHQRLVVRLSSMTEPHADPSDRYGLVGQSAAMREIFKMIDKVAASNATVLIQGETGTGKERVAEAIHRNSPRHDAAFVRMNCASLPDNLLESELFGHEKGAFTGADQMRIGRFEMANDGTLFLDEVGNMSANTQAKVLRAIQNQEFERLGGNRTIKVDVRIVAATNINLEAAIKEGRFREDLFYRLNVVNIMVPALRERVEDIVPLAEHFIKRFARELRRRVTGFSADAVKSLQEYRWPGNVRELENSIERAVLMCEGDSVRSADLTLLDREHSIGMTPALAADLLNLEALEKTALLEALKRSNWIQKEAAKLLGVSSRVMNYKVHKHGITHDRWSKNRN, translated from the coding sequence ATGAAGAACATCCTGGTTGCCGAGGACGACAGGACCCTGCGCGACGGGCTCGTCCAGTCGATGAGCAAGAGCGGCTACAAGGTCCAGGTCGCCCAATCCGGCAAGGACGCCCTCGAGAGAATCGAAAAGCAGGTTTTCGACCTGGTGATTTCCGGCCATCGGATCGGAGGGGCCGACGGCCTCGAGATCCTGCGCAAGGCGCGCTCGACGAATGCCGGCACCCTGGTCATCGTCACAGGCGAGAACGGGTCGGGCGCGGTGGAGGCGATGCGATCCGGCGCCTTCGACTACGTGCAGAAGCCCCTGTCCCTCGAAGCGATCGAGATGAAAGTGCAGCGGGCCATGGAGCACCAGAGGCTGGTCGTGAGGCTCAGCTCGATGACCGAGCCGCACGCCGATCCGTCCGACCGCTACGGCCTCGTCGGGCAGTCGGCCGCGATGCGCGAGATTTTCAAGATGATCGACAAGGTGGCCGCCTCGAACGCGACCGTCCTGATCCAGGGCGAGACCGGCACGGGCAAGGAGCGCGTCGCCGAGGCGATCCACCGGAACTCCCCCCGCCACGACGCGGCCTTCGTGCGTATGAACTGCGCCTCGCTCCCCGACAACCTGCTGGAGAGCGAGCTGTTCGGCCACGAGAAGGGCGCCTTCACCGGCGCCGACCAGATGCGCATCGGGCGATTCGAGATGGCCAACGACGGCACCCTGTTCCTCGACGAGGTCGGGAACATGAGCGCCAACACCCAGGCCAAGGTGCTGCGCGCCATCCAGAACCAGGAGTTCGAGCGCCTCGGCGGCAACCGGACGATCAAGGTCGACGTGCGCATCGTCGCCGCGACCAACATCAATCTCGAAGCCGCCATCAAGGAAGGCCGCTTCCGCGAGGACCTGTTCTACCGCCTGAACGTGGTCAACATCATGGTGCCGGCGCTGCGCGAGCGCGTCGAGGACATCGTTCCTCTGGCCGAGCACTTCATCAAGCGCTTCGCGCGCGAGCTCCGCCGCCGGGTCACCGGCTTCTCGGCCGACGCGGTCAAGAGCCTCCAGGAATACCGCTGGCCCGGCAACGTGCGCGAGCTCGAGAACAGCATCGAGCGCGCCGTCCTGATGTGCGAGGGGGACTCCGTCCGCTCCGCCGACCTGACCCTGCTGGACCGCGAGCACTCCATCGGCATGACCCCCGCGCTCGCCGCCGACCTGCTGAACCTGGAGGCGCTGGAGAAGACCGCCCTGCTCGAGGCCCTCAAGCGCAGCAACTGGATCCAGAAGGAAGCCGCCAAGCTCCTGGGTGTCAGCAGCCGGGTGATGAACTACAAGGTCCACAAGCACGGCATCACCCACGACCGCTGGAGCAAGAACCGCAACTAG